Proteins from one Chroococcidiopsis sp. CCMEE 29 genomic window:
- a CDS encoding fatty acyl-AMP ligase: MYLNSSETLLKSATLVELLRTRGQNQPKQTAFTFLQDGETESDSLTYQELDRLSRAIAAQLQSSTVPGERALLLFPPGLEYISAFFGCLYAGVVAVPAYPPRPNRSLARLQTIVADAQASVALTTTSILSNLERQFAQAPELKTLRWLTTNQIGDLAEEWQEPAVSGDTLAFLQYTSGSTAAPKGVMITHSNLLHNLGLIHQCFEHTSNSRGVIWLPPYHDMGLIGGVLQPLYGGFPVTLMSPLVFLQNPLRWLRAISRYRATTSGGPNFAYDLCVRKITPEQLTTLDLSSWEVAFNGAEPIRHETLEQFAATFEPCGFRRQAFYPCYGLAEATLIVSGGLKIAQPVVKTVQTAALEQNRVVQADAEVDNTRTLVGCGQALRYQQIAIVHPEKLTQCADGQVGEIWVSGPSIAKSYWRKPEETQRTFHAYLADTGEGPFLRTGDLGFLEDGELFVTGRLKDVIIINGCNHYPQDIERTVEQSSPSIRQNCCAAFSVDIGGAEKLVVVAEVERRYHTRQAAYPASTAADSHLLETEVVIQTIRRAVSKHHDLQVHTVLLLKPGNIPKTSSSKIQRHACRIGFLNRTLVEVEK; the protein is encoded by the coding sequence ATGTACTTGAATTCTTCAGAAACTCTACTCAAGTCTGCTACTTTAGTGGAACTGCTGCGTACAAGAGGGCAAAACCAGCCTAAACAGACGGCTTTTACTTTTCTCCAGGACGGAGAAACAGAATCAGATAGCTTAACTTATCAAGAATTAGATCGTCTTTCACGGGCAATCGCAGCCCAATTGCAATCCTCTACTGTTCCTGGCGAGCGTGCTTTGCTACTCTTTCCGCCAGGTCTGGAATACATTAGCGCATTTTTCGGATGCCTCTATGCTGGGGTTGTGGCTGTTCCAGCCTATCCACCAAGACCCAACCGCTCCCTTGCCCGTCTGCAAACGATTGTGGCAGATGCCCAAGCCTCAGTAGCGCTCACCACTACATCCATCTTGTCTAACCTGGAGCGACAGTTTGCCCAAGCTCCAGAACTGAAGACTCTGCGCTGGTTGACCACGAACCAGATCGGCGACCTGGCAGAGGAATGGCAAGAGCCAGCAGTCAGCGGGGACACTTTAGCTTTTCTCCAGTACACCTCCGGTTCTACAGCTGCACCGAAGGGAGTGATGATTACTCACAGCAATCTGCTGCACAATTTGGGCTTAATCCATCAGTGTTTTGAGCACACATCCAACAGCAGAGGCGTGATTTGGCTGCCACCCTACCATGATATGGGACTAATTGGAGGTGTGCTGCAACCGCTCTATGGCGGTTTCCCCGTCACGCTCATGTCACCCCTGGTATTTCTGCAAAATCCCTTACGATGGTTGCGGGCGATTTCCCGCTATCGAGCTACCACCAGTGGTGGACCAAACTTTGCCTACGATCTGTGTGTCCGCAAAATCACTCCTGAACAGCTGACAACACTCGATCTGAGTAGTTGGGAGGTAGCCTTTAATGGGGCTGAGCCGATTCGTCATGAAACCCTGGAGCAATTCGCTGCGACCTTTGAACCCTGTGGCTTCCGTCGCCAAGCTTTCTACCCCTGCTATGGGTTGGCTGAGGCAACCTTGATTGTTTCTGGTGGTCTTAAGATAGCCCAGCCAGTGGTCAAAACTGTCCAGACAGCGGCACTGGAGCAAAATCGGGTAGTCCAAGCCGATGCCGAGGTGGATAACACCCGGACACTGGTTGGCTGCGGTCAAGCCTTACGATACCAGCAGATTGCGATTGTCCATCCTGAGAAATTGACCCAATGCGCGGATGGTCAGGTGGGAGAGATCTGGGTCTCAGGTCCTAGCATTGCGAAAAGCTATTGGAGGAAACCTGAAGAAACTCAGCGCACCTTCCACGCCTACCTGGCAGACACGGGCGAGGGTCCATTTCTTCGCACTGGTGACTTGGGGTTTTTAGAGGATGGTGAGTTGTTTGTCACGGGTCGTCTTAAGGACGTGATTATCATCAATGGCTGCAACCACTATCCCCAAGATATTGAACGGACAGTGGAACAAAGTTCTCCCTCGATTAGACAGAATTGTTGTGCAGCGTTTTCGGTAGATATCGGTGGCGCGGAAAAGTTGGTTGTAGTAGCGGAGGTAGAGCGGCGCTACCACACCCGGCAGGCGGCTTATCCTGCTAGCACTGCCGCAGACTCCCATTTGCTGGAAACGGAGGTGGTGATCCAAACTATCCGACGAGCGGTGTCAAAACATCACGATCTGCAAGTTCATACTGTACTGCTACTCAAGCCTGGAAATATTCCTAAGACTTCTAGTAGTAAGATTCAGCGCCATGCCTGCCGTATCGGTTTTCTAAATAGAACTCTAGTTGAAGTAGAGAAATGA
- a CDS encoding metal ABC transporter ATP-binding protein, with translation MLEVQDLAVNYRGVCALENVSFRLSPGQMVGVIGPNGAGKSTLVKAILGLVPTVSGVVRFRSRLLKQQLQTVAYVPQRTQIDWDYPVTVWNAVMMARTRHTGWFRKPSRQSQEIVAAALQRVGMLELRYRQIGELSGGQQQRVFLARSLAQEAELFFFDEPFVGIDKKTEAIIFDIFAELKSAGKTLLVISHDLGESLSHYDQFLLLNKQLIAVGSRQEVFTTDNIQEAYGYSLSLFTA, from the coding sequence ATGCTAGAAGTTCAAGACTTGGCTGTCAACTACCGAGGAGTTTGCGCCTTGGAGAACGTCTCTTTCCGCTTGTCACCCGGGCAAATGGTCGGTGTAATTGGTCCGAATGGAGCGGGTAAAAGCACTTTGGTGAAGGCGATTTTGGGCTTAGTGCCGACTGTGAGTGGAGTGGTGAGGTTCCGCTCTCGTTTGCTGAAGCAGCAATTACAAACGGTGGCTTATGTGCCGCAGCGGACGCAAATTGATTGGGATTATCCAGTAACGGTGTGGAATGCAGTGATGATGGCTCGAACCCGGCATACAGGGTGGTTTCGTAAACCCAGTCGTCAATCTCAGGAAATTGTGGCGGCGGCATTGCAGCGGGTGGGGATGTTGGAACTGCGGTATCGGCAGATTGGCGAGTTATCAGGGGGACAACAACAGCGGGTGTTTTTAGCGCGATCGCTAGCGCAGGAGGCGGAGTTATTCTTTTTTGATGAACCGTTTGTGGGGATTGATAAAAAAACAGAAGCAATTATTTTTGATATTTTTGCTGAACTCAAATCAGCTGGTAAAACTTTGCTGGTGATTAGTCACGATCTGGGAGAAAGTTTGAGTCACTATGACCAGTTTTTGTTATTGAATAAGCAGTTGATTGCAGTTGGTTCACGTCAGGAGGTGTTTACGACGGACAATATTCAAGAGGCTTATGGATACAGTTTGAGTCTGTTTACGGCATGA
- a CDS encoding metal ABC transporter permease, which translates to MLSWFIEPLGFEFMRNAILMAMLLGILCAVVGSYLIVQGMGLLGDVISHAVLPGLAIAFFFGVDIFLGAFISGTLSSFVIAWIQSQSKVKVDVAMAMVFSGFLALGIVLITLLGSKLDLHSILFGDVLGVTTTDVIRTGAIATFVLFMVKLFYKELLFYTFDPLGAQAMGLPVNLMHFGLTAAITLTIIASMQAVGVVLVVSLLIGPGITAYLLVKELHQMMLLGAISGVISSVSGMYISYYLNVPSGASIVLVVSGLFLLALLLSPTQGILTRPEIANRSGMMLRQLTYLKRR; encoded by the coding sequence ATGTTGAGCTGGTTTATCGAACCGCTGGGTTTTGAGTTTATGCGGAATGCTATTTTAATGGCGATGCTGTTGGGTATTCTTTGTGCTGTGGTGGGGAGTTATTTGATTGTTCAAGGCATGGGTTTGTTGGGGGATGTAATTTCTCATGCGGTTTTACCAGGGCTGGCGATCGCTTTTTTCTTCGGTGTGGATATTTTTTTGGGTGCTTTTATCTCAGGCACGCTCAGCAGTTTTGTGATTGCCTGGATTCAGTCTCAGTCCAAGGTGAAGGTGGATGTGGCGATGGCTATGGTTTTCTCTGGTTTTTTGGCTTTGGGAATTGTGCTGATTACTCTGCTAGGGAGTAAGTTGGATCTGCACAGTATTCTGTTTGGTGACGTTTTGGGAGTGACGACAACTGATGTTATAAGGACGGGTGCGATCGCTACCTTTGTGTTGTTTATGGTTAAGCTATTTTATAAAGAACTGCTGTTTTATACTTTTGACCCATTGGGTGCTCAGGCAATGGGTTTACCAGTCAATTTGATGCATTTTGGCTTAACGGCTGCCATCACTCTAACAATTATTGCTAGTATGCAAGCGGTGGGCGTGGTGTTAGTTGTTTCGCTCCTAATTGGTCCAGGAATTACAGCCTATTTATTAGTTAAAGAATTACACCAAATGATGCTATTAGGTGCAATAAGTGGTGTAATTAGTAGCGTCAGTGGAATGTATATTAGTTATTATTTGAACGTTCCGTCTGGGGCATCAATTGTATTAGTTGTTTCTGGATTATTTTTATTAGCACTACTACTCAGCCCCACGCAAGGAATCTTGACCAGACCAGAAATAGCGAATCGGTCAGGTATGATGTTGCGACAACTGACATATTTGAAACGGCGGTGA
- a CDS encoding TetR/AcrR family transcriptional regulator, which yields MSKARETREKILKQAAELFNQRGYSGSSISDIMRVTGLQKGGIYNHFKSKDELALEAFEFASNCVSKRYMEALKGKRNAIARLQAIITVFHSFVTDPPIGGGCPLLNTAIESDDAHPALREKTQQAMNSWRSLISRIIDKGITRGEIRPTVEADAIATIFISTLEGAMMMSKLYGDSIHINRAVAHLTEYIEQNLKQPNR from the coding sequence ATGTCCAAGGCGAGAGAAACTAGAGAAAAGATCCTCAAACAAGCAGCCGAGCTGTTTAACCAGCGGGGTTACTCTGGTTCGTCGATCTCAGACATCATGCGCGTAACCGGATTGCAGAAAGGAGGAATTTACAACCACTTTAAAAGTAAGGACGAGTTAGCTTTAGAGGCTTTTGAATTTGCTAGTAACTGTGTAAGTAAGCGATACATGGAAGCACTCAAAGGAAAACGCAACGCGATCGCTCGTTTACAGGCGATCATTACTGTGTTTCACAGTTTTGTTACCGATCCACCGATCGGTGGTGGCTGTCCGCTACTAAATACCGCGATTGAAAGTGACGACGCACATCCAGCTTTACGTGAAAAGACTCAGCAAGCAATGAATTCCTGGCGCAGCCTGATTAGTCGAATTATTGACAAGGGCATTACTAGGGGGGAAATTCGCCCAACGGTTGAAGCAGATGCGATCGCCACCATTTTTATTTCAACTTTAGAAGGAGCAATGATGATGAGCAAGCTTTATGGAGACAGTATTCATATCAACAGAGCGGTTGCTCATCTAACCGAGTACATAGAACAGAATCTCAAACAACCCAACCGTTAG
- a CDS encoding fatty acyl-AMP ligase produces MPAYSYSANSQHLLEKFSTLIDLLRYRALHQADQTSFTFLPDGETEVASLTYQELDRQARAIAAQLQLLEATGSRALLLYPFSATLEFIAALFGCFYAGVVAVPTHVPRPNQSSRLQGFVVDAQVTLVLTTTSAIANLDPGNTQNPQLAALRWLATDNITSSLAESWQEPMVSSDTLAYLQYTSGSTGKPKGVMVSHGNTLHNSAMIYQFFGHTSNSRGAIWLPLYHDMGLIGGVLQPIYGGFSVILIPPGALLQKPVRWLQAISRYQATTSGGPNFAYEVACQRITPEQRANLDLSSWEVAFNGAEPVRAETLERFTATFEPCGFRREAFYPCYGMAETTSFLCGGVKTAAPIIQHVDRAALEQNRVAIATQSQAGIRRLVACGQIGLDQKIAIVDPESLTQCPADRVGEIWVSSPSVGKGYWNRPEQTEQAFNAYLADSDEGPFLRTGDLGFLLNGELFITGRLKDMMIVWGRNHYPQNIELTVEQSHPALRPSAGAAFALEVNGEEQLVVAQEVERSYLRKLNVEQVIEAIRQAIAEQHMVEVYAVLLLRTGSIPKTSSGKIQRQTCRICFLERSLDIVGEWQHHQVNQSSALKLLIDSES; encoded by the coding sequence ATGCCTGCCTATTCCTATTCAGCTAATTCCCAACACCTACTGGAGAAATTTTCAACCTTAATCGATCTGCTGCGCTACAGAGCGCTACATCAGGCTGACCAAACAAGTTTTACATTTCTGCCGGATGGAGAAACGGAAGTAGCCAGCCTGACTTATCAAGAATTAGATCGACAGGCACGTGCGATCGCAGCCCAGCTGCAACTGCTGGAAGCTACTGGTAGCCGTGCCTTGTTGCTCTACCCCTTCTCAGCCACTCTGGAGTTCATTGCTGCCCTCTTTGGGTGTTTCTATGCTGGGGTTGTGGCTGTTCCCACCCATGTACCCCGACCTAATCAGTCGTCTAGGCTACAAGGGTTTGTGGTAGATGCCCAGGTGACTTTGGTACTTACCACCACATCCGCGATCGCTAACCTAGACCCTGGGAATACCCAGAATCCACAATTGGCTGCCTTGCGCTGGTTAGCAACCGATAACATTACCAGTTCCTTGGCGGAGTCATGGCAGGAACCGATGGTGAGTAGCGACACCCTGGCGTATCTTCAATACACCTCTGGCTCTACAGGAAAGCCAAAGGGTGTGATGGTAAGCCATGGGAATACGCTGCACAACTCAGCAATGATTTATCAATTTTTCGGCCATACGTCCAACAGTCGGGGAGCGATCTGGCTACCGCTATACCACGATATGGGATTGATTGGTGGAGTGCTACAGCCGATCTATGGCGGGTTTTCGGTAATTCTTATCCCACCAGGGGCGCTGCTCCAAAAACCTGTTCGCTGGCTACAAGCGATTTCTCGCTATCAGGCGACGACCAGCGGTGGACCCAATTTTGCTTATGAAGTTGCCTGTCAGCGGATTACGCCTGAACAGCGAGCGAACCTTGACCTGAGTAGTTGGGAAGTGGCTTTCAACGGTGCTGAACCCGTCCGAGCTGAGACGTTGGAGCGATTTACCGCTACGTTTGAGCCTTGTGGCTTCCGTCGGGAGGCATTTTATCCCTGCTACGGGATGGCTGAGACAACTTCATTTCTGTGCGGGGGGGTGAAAACAGCAGCTCCGATTATTCAGCATGTTGATAGAGCTGCGCTTGAACAAAATCGTGTAGCGATCGCTACCCAATCCCAGGCGGGTATCCGGAGGCTCGTAGCCTGTGGCCAGATCGGCTTAGACCAGAAAATCGCGATCGTTGACCCTGAATCCTTAACTCAGTGTCCAGCGGATCGAGTGGGAGAAATTTGGGTGTCCAGCCCAAGTGTAGGCAAGGGCTATTGGAATCGACCAGAGCAGACAGAGCAGGCTTTTAATGCCTACCTAGCAGACAGCGACGAAGGTCCGTTTCTACGCACTGGGGATCTGGGATTTTTGCTCAATGGCGAATTGTTTATCACAGGTCGCCTCAAGGACATGATGATCGTTTGGGGGCGTAACCATTATCCTCAGAATATCGAACTGACAGTAGAACAGAGCCACCCAGCATTGCGCCCTAGCGCAGGAGCGGCGTTTGCGCTGGAGGTAAATGGCGAAGAGCAGCTTGTCGTTGCTCAAGAGGTTGAGCGAAGTTACCTGCGGAAGCTGAATGTCGAGCAGGTGATTGAGGCAATCCGTCAGGCGATAGCCGAACAGCACATGGTCGAAGTTTATGCGGTGTTGTTGCTCAGGACCGGGAGTATTCCGAAAACGTCTAGTGGCAAGATTCAGCGCCAAACCTGCCGGATTTGTTTTCTAGAGAGAAGCCTCGATATCGTGGGTGAGTGGCAGCATCATCAGGTAAATCAGAGTAGTGCCTTAAAACTTTTGATAGATTCAGAGTCTTAG
- a CDS encoding PQQ-dependent sugar dehydrogenase, producing MKHTRILAGGLVVSMSLLGLASCSATTSESTTATNEERTKTELASASNQGCTLVKDGFGPQGKVNVRAEEVVTGLEVPWGIAFLPGGEMLVTERPGRVRLVRDGELQPSPVATVNVTDSGEGGLLGIAAHPNFADNRLFYLYYTTDKNGSPVNRVERWQLSPDGINASSDRIILDEIPVALFHNGGRLRFGPDGMLYIGTGDARAPESSQNVDSLAGKILRLTPDGQVPPDNPFPGNPVFISGIRNTQGFDWPNESVLWVTDHGPSGELGRSGRDRVSVARAGDNLGWPTTYGCGSNENFVTSSLSWRDAVPPGGAAIYTGNAIPEWKGSLMIGTLGSRHLHRVVFDPDSPQQVQLHEVYFRGQSPNGFGRLREVIMGPDGELYVTTSNCDGRGSCPPEQDKILRITR from the coding sequence ATGAAGCATACAAGAATCCTTGCAGGCGGTCTAGTTGTCAGCATGAGCTTGCTGGGGCTTGCTTCCTGCAGTGCCACAACATCTGAATCAACAACTGCTACCAACGAAGAGAGAACAAAAACTGAATTAGCAAGTGCCAGCAATCAGGGATGTACCCTGGTCAAAGATGGCTTTGGACCTCAAGGAAAAGTGAATGTGCGGGCCGAAGAGGTAGTAACAGGTTTGGAAGTACCCTGGGGAATCGCTTTCCTGCCAGGTGGAGAGATGCTGGTGACTGAACGACCTGGCCGAGTTCGGCTAGTGCGAGACGGGGAGCTACAACCTTCACCAGTAGCTACCGTCAATGTTACAGATAGCGGAGAAGGCGGATTGCTTGGCATCGCTGCCCATCCAAACTTTGCTGATAACAGGCTTTTCTACTTGTACTACACCACTGATAAAAATGGGTCGCCGGTCAATCGGGTTGAGCGATGGCAGTTATCACCAGATGGAATCAATGCCTCGTCAGACAGGATTATTCTCGATGAGATTCCAGTCGCACTCTTTCACAATGGTGGTCGTCTGCGCTTCGGCCCTGATGGAATGCTCTACATTGGCACTGGCGATGCGAGAGCCCCGGAAAGTTCCCAAAATGTTGATAGCCTTGCTGGTAAAATCCTGCGCCTGACACCTGATGGTCAAGTGCCACCAGATAATCCATTTCCGGGCAATCCCGTATTTATTAGTGGCATCCGCAACACTCAGGGATTCGATTGGCCTAATGAATCAGTTTTGTGGGTGACTGACCACGGTCCCAGCGGCGAATTGGGAAGAAGTGGTCGCGATCGAGTTAGTGTAGCAAGGGCGGGCGATAATCTTGGTTGGCCTACTACCTACGGTTGCGGGTCAAACGAAAACTTTGTCACCTCATCCCTCTCCTGGCGTGACGCTGTGCCCCCAGGCGGGGCAGCAATCTACACGGGAAACGCTATCCCTGAATGGAAGGGCAGCTTGATGATTGGCACTCTCGGCTCTCGACACTTGCACCGGGTGGTCTTCGATCCAGATTCTCCCCAGCAAGTCCAGCTTCACGAAGTGTACTTTCGAGGACAGTCACCAAACGGCTTTGGGCGGCTTAGAGAGGTAATCATGGGTCCAGATGGCGAACTATACGTTACAACTAGTAATTGCGATGGACGAGGAAGCTGTCCGCCAGAGCAGGATAAAATCCTCCGCATTACTCGATGA
- the fabF gene encoding beta-ketoacyl-ACP synthase II, with product MTDFKRKRVVVTGVGAITPIGNTPTKFWEGLLTGKNGIGPITLFDASRHKCRIAAEVKGYDPLDYLDRKDANHMDRFAQFAVSASLQALQDAQFVISDLNAQQVGAIVGAGVGGIKVLEDQQEVYLTRGPDRCSPFMVPMMIANMAAGVTAIHTGAKGPNSCPATSCTAGAHAVGDAFRIVQRGDAQAMICGGTEAAITPLSIAGFAAARAVSTRNHDPAHASRPFDRDRDGFVLGEGAGILLLEELEHALSRNARIYAEIVGYGMTCDAYHMAAPRPGGEEAARAIQLALKDAALAPNQVSYINAHGTSTQANDATETAAIKKALGESAYKVAISSTKSMTGHLLGGSGGIEAVATVMAVANDQIPPTINLANSDPECDLDYVPHHCRAQIVEVALSNSYAFGGHNVTLAFQKFKN from the coding sequence ATGACGGATTTTAAACGGAAACGTGTTGTAGTTACAGGTGTCGGTGCCATTACTCCAATTGGCAATACCCCAACTAAGTTCTGGGAAGGGTTGTTAACTGGGAAAAATGGCATTGGTCCCATCACTCTATTTGATGCCTCTAGGCACAAATGCCGGATTGCAGCTGAGGTAAAAGGATACGACCCCCTTGACTATCTAGACCGCAAGGATGCCAACCACATGGATCGATTCGCTCAGTTTGCGGTTTCAGCCAGCTTGCAAGCCCTCCAGGACGCGCAGTTTGTCATCAGCGATCTGAATGCACAACAGGTAGGCGCGATCGTCGGCGCTGGAGTTGGTGGCATTAAGGTATTAGAAGACCAGCAAGAAGTCTATCTCACTCGTGGTCCAGATCGCTGTAGTCCCTTCATGGTGCCAATGATGATCGCGAATATGGCTGCTGGGGTAACGGCAATTCATACAGGTGCAAAGGGACCAAATTCTTGTCCAGCGACTTCTTGTACTGCTGGCGCTCATGCCGTGGGTGATGCCTTCCGGATCGTACAACGCGGGGATGCGCAAGCAATGATCTGCGGCGGCACAGAAGCCGCGATTACTCCGCTATCTATTGCAGGGTTTGCAGCAGCCAGAGCGGTTTCAACCCGCAATCACGATCCAGCTCATGCCAGTCGTCCGTTTGATCGCGATCGCGATGGATTTGTTCTGGGTGAAGGCGCTGGGATTTTACTCTTGGAAGAACTAGAACACGCCCTCAGCCGCAATGCACGAATCTATGCCGAAATTGTTGGCTATGGCATGACGTGTGACGCTTACCATATGGCAGCACCGAGACCGGGTGGGGAAGAAGCCGCTAGAGCTATCCAGCTAGCATTGAAAGATGCTGCGCTCGCTCCGAATCAGGTGAGCTATATCAATGCTCACGGCACCAGTACTCAGGCGAATGATGCTACAGAAACTGCTGCTATCAAAAAAGCCTTGGGTGAGTCTGCTTACAAGGTGGCAATCAGCTCTACCAAGTCGATGACAGGTCATCTGTTAGGAGGTTCTGGTGGAATTGAAGCTGTCGCCACAGTAATGGCAGTAGCAAATGACCAAATTCCGCCCACGATTAATTTGGCAAACTCCGATCCAGAGTGCGACCTAGATTATGTTCCCCACCATTGTCGCGCTCAAATCGTTGAAGTTGCCCTATCGAATTCCTATGCATTTGGCGGTCACAATGTCACTTTAGCTTTTCAGAAATTTAAAAACTGA
- a CDS encoding zinc ABC transporter substrate-binding protein, producing MNDELDNDNHYHANLRVQMMLKSFKAAILAIAVGLSGCNSANQTTNPNTSIPNATSAGSDKELPEVVATTSILCDLTKEIAGNMIDLTCLVPPGTDPHLYQARPEDRKAIENAQLILYGGYDFEPGLIKLIEATKNPASKIAVHEVAVPNPLQTEEHDHGHGHGETTSTAQKQEETVPDPHVWHDAQNGIRMVEVIARSLEKVSPSNAAVYTSNAQNLNSELTQVDKWIKSQIATIPANQRKLVTTHDALGYYVQAYGLSFEGALDSFSTDERPTAARVREVVNIIKQTRVPTVFAETTTSPQLIEAIAREANVKVSNREIFADGLGEPGTEGETYKGMLIANTRTIVEGLGGKYTPIDSQQ from the coding sequence ATGAACGATGAATTAGACAATGATAATCATTATCACGCAAATCTACGAGTACAGATGATGTTGAAAAGCTTTAAAGCTGCTATTTTAGCGATCGCAGTCGGACTGAGCGGGTGTAATTCAGCCAACCAGACGACTAATCCTAACACCTCTATTCCTAACGCAACTAGTGCAGGATCAGACAAAGAGCTGCCAGAGGTTGTAGCAACTACAAGCATTCTTTGTGATTTAACCAAAGAAATAGCCGGGAACATGATTGACCTTACCTGCTTGGTTCCTCCTGGGACAGACCCCCATTTATATCAAGCCAGACCAGAAGACCGCAAAGCGATTGAGAATGCCCAGCTGATTCTTTATGGTGGCTATGATTTTGAACCGGGGTTGATCAAATTAATTGAGGCAACTAAAAACCCTGCATCTAAAATTGCTGTGCATGAGGTGGCGGTTCCTAACCCACTCCAGACTGAAGAACATGACCACGGTCATGGCCATGGGGAAACCACCAGCACCGCACAAAAGCAGGAAGAAACCGTTCCCGACCCTCATGTCTGGCATGATGCCCAGAATGGCATTCGCATGGTGGAAGTAATTGCTCGCTCTCTAGAAAAAGTATCTCCTAGCAATGCGGCAGTTTATACCAGCAACGCTCAAAACTTGAACAGCGAACTAACCCAGGTGGATAAATGGATCAAGTCTCAAATTGCTACCATTCCCGCCAATCAACGCAAGTTAGTGACAACCCATGATGCGCTTGGTTACTATGTCCAAGCCTACGGTCTTTCATTTGAAGGTGCTTTGGATAGCTTTAGTACCGACGAAAGACCCACGGCAGCAAGGGTTAGAGAAGTAGTAAACATCATCAAGCAGACAAGGGTACCAACCGTTTTTGCGGAAACAACCACAAGCCCTCAGCTAATTGAGGCGATCGCTCGAGAAGCTAATGTCAAAGTCTCGAACCGGGAAATATTTGCTGATGGTCTTGGTGAACCAGGAACTGAAGGAGAAACCTACAAGGGGATGCTGATTGCCAATACCCGCACGATTGTAGAGGGGCTGGGAGGCAAGTACACTCCTATCGACTCACAACAATAA
- a CDS encoding thioesterase family protein has protein sequence MKAFYEQQRALFEVQLTFSVETDDIDDAGTVSNITYIRWLENLRLTMLDMYWRLDREIARCRPVLASTHIERKHPIRLFEQPVGKMWLAGLGRVQWTVQAEICCGQKLVATATQVGFQVNGITMRPIPIPEQLFQDYWEYQWSL, from the coding sequence ATGAAAGCTTTTTACGAGCAGCAAAGAGCCTTGTTTGAGGTGCAACTCACATTTTCAGTTGAGACTGATGACATTGATGACGCTGGGACTGTCAGCAACATCACCTATATTCGCTGGCTTGAAAATTTGCGTTTGACAATGCTTGACATGTATTGGCGCTTAGATCGAGAAATAGCAAGATGCAGACCAGTGTTGGCTTCAACACACATTGAACGCAAACATCCTATTAGACTCTTCGAGCAGCCTGTCGGCAAAATGTGGCTGGCTGGATTAGGGCGAGTGCAATGGACTGTGCAAGCTGAAATTTGCTGCGGTCAAAAGCTTGTTGCTACAGCAACTCAAGTTGGATTTCAAGTTAATGGCATAACAATGCGTCCGATTCCCATTCCTGAACAGCTCTTCCAAGACTACTGGGAGTACCAGTGGAGCTTGTAA